Proteins co-encoded in one Armatimonadota bacterium genomic window:
- a CDS encoding carbohydrate ABC transporter permease: MATAAALASQVPTARTVVAARRRRPRWSRAVLYAALTLIALVMLTPLYWALLSAVRPQEVVFQHVRPVSWRTFVPQELTLQYFGEVLTRTRFPRALANSLFISLTTVGAGLVVNSLAGFGFAKFAFRGKALLFVVVLLTFMMPFEAIVIPLYMVIRQLGWVDSYLALIVPAIPHGLSIFLFRQFFAEFPNDLLDAARIDGASWWAIYWRVVAPLSTPAFISAALMLFIMQWDAFFWPLVAANSAAHTVVQVEISRFVMQESTSWGRLFASTAMAIGVPMTLFFALQRYYVQGVTATGLRA; this comes from the coding sequence ATGGCCACGGCCGCAGCGCTCGCCTCGCAGGTGCCCACCGCCCGGACCGTTGTCGCTGCGCGCCGGCGCCGCCCGCGCTGGTCCCGGGCTGTCCTCTACGCGGCCCTCACCCTCATCGCCCTCGTCATGCTTACGCCCCTCTACTGGGCGCTGCTGTCGGCGGTACGCCCGCAAGAAGTGGTCTTCCAGCACGTTCGCCCGGTCAGCTGGCGGACGTTCGTTCCCCAGGAACTGACCCTGCAGTATTTCGGCGAGGTCCTGACACGCACGCGCTTCCCCAGGGCGCTGGCCAACAGCCTGTTCATCAGCCTCACCACCGTGGGCGCCGGTCTAGTGGTGAACTCGCTGGCCGGCTTCGGGTTCGCCAAGTTCGCCTTCCGCGGGAAGGCGCTGCTGTTCGTGGTCGTGCTGTTGACGTTCATGATGCCCTTCGAGGCCATCGTGATTCCGCTGTACATGGTGATCCGCCAGCTCGGGTGGGTGGACTCGTACCTGGCGCTGATCGTGCCGGCGATCCCCCACGGGCTCTCCATCTTCCTCTTCCGCCAGTTCTTCGCCGAGTTCCCCAACGACTTGCTGGACGCCGCCCGCATCGACGGCGCCTCCTGGTGGGCGATCTACTGGCGTGTCGTCGCGCCGCTGTCGACGCCTGCGTTCATCAGCGCTGCCCTCATGCTCTTCATCATGCAGTGGGACGCGTTCTTCTGGCCCCTGGTGGCCGCCAATTCGGCGGCACACACCGTTGTCCAGGTGGAGATCTCACGATTCGTCATGCAGGAGTCGACCTCGTGGGGCCGCCTCTTCGCCTCCACCGCCATGGCCATCGGGGTACCGATGACTCTGTTCTTCGCCCTCCAGCGGTACTACGTGCAGGGCGTGACCGCCACAGGGCTGCGGGCCTAG
- a CDS encoding ABC transporter permease, whose amino-acid sequence MSEPLRRGASYAITLTLAVALWWVIATLGRLPDYVLPAPGVVWRTLIASLGPLTPHIRVTLREILVGFGLTVVVSIPLALLIAYWKPFERTVYPLIVLLQLIPKIALAPLFIVWFGFGFVPKVAIVFLLSFFPLVIDSTTGFKSVNPLLLHLAHTITGSEWRIFWRIRLPAALPHIFAGLKVAIAFATVGAIVGEFVGADQGMGYMLLRANGDLNTPLLFAILVLLSGIGIVLYMLVEGVERAVIPWHVSIRRELAQVERSTL is encoded by the coding sequence ATGAGCGAGCCCCTGCGCCGGGGTGCGAGCTACGCGATCACGCTGACCCTCGCGGTCGCTCTCTGGTGGGTGATCGCCACCCTGGGACGGCTGCCCGACTACGTCCTTCCGGCCCCGGGGGTGGTCTGGCGCACGTTAATCGCCTCCCTGGGTCCGTTGACCCCGCACATCCGGGTGACGCTTCGGGAGATCCTCGTCGGATTCGGCCTCACGGTCGTCGTCAGCATCCCCCTGGCGCTCCTGATCGCGTACTGGAAGCCCTTCGAGCGCACAGTCTACCCGCTCATCGTGCTCCTCCAGCTGATCCCCAAGATCGCGCTGGCGCCGCTGTTCATCGTATGGTTCGGGTTCGGGTTCGTTCCGAAGGTTGCCATCGTGTTCCTGTTGTCCTTCTTCCCGCTGGTCATCGACAGCACCACCGGGTTCAAGTCCGTCAATCCCCTGTTGCTGCACCTGGCGCACACCATCACCGGGTCAGAATGGCGTATCTTCTGGCGCATTCGGCTCCCGGCGGCGCTACCGCACATCTTCGCTGGTCTCAAAGTCGCCATCGCCTTCGCTACGGTCGGCGCCATCGTCGGGGAGTTCGTGGGCGCCGACCAGGGGATGGGGTACATGCTGCTGCGCGCCAACGGTGACCTCAACACACCGCTCCTGTTTGCCATCCTGGTGCTGCTCTCGGGGATCGGGATCGTCTTGTACATGCTCGTCGAGGGCGTGGAACGGGCCGTCATTCCCTGGCATGTGTCGATCCGTCGGGAACTGGCGCAGGTCGAGCGCTCCACGCTGTGA
- a CDS encoding Gfo/Idh/MocA family oxidoreductase has translation MTKPTLRVAVIGVGTIARSVYLPILLASECTIAGVMSRTGERARAIAAQYNIPRVYETLDEVDADCAFVLTPKDTHASIAAALLRRGIPVFLEKPMATTLADAEALLQTAEASGALLMVGFNRRYAPVYDALHREWADHPPDVMVAEKNRPGTEYRATLENAIHMIDLLRWICGEAVKVVAASQFEDAYYETSCVAQIRFARTLGVLIANRTCGQWVERVETYGRGKSVIVDAPEWVAVLDQRQTHTTSLTPLAMGWASVHDRLGFRQEVEEFLTAVRHGGTVRTPARDAFETHRLTDRILRAAGLPGLAP, from the coding sequence GTGACGAAACCCACGCTCCGTGTGGCGGTAATCGGCGTCGGGACGATTGCCCGGTCGGTCTACTTGCCGATCCTCCTGGCCAGCGAGTGCACGATCGCTGGCGTCATGAGTCGGACGGGCGAACGGGCTCGTGCCATCGCGGCGCAGTACAACATCCCACGAGTGTACGAGACGCTGGACGAGGTAGACGCTGACTGCGCCTTCGTGCTCACCCCCAAGGACACCCACGCATCCATCGCGGCAGCGCTCCTGCGGCGCGGCATTCCGGTCTTCCTGGAGAAGCCCATGGCGACCACCCTGGCCGACGCGGAGGCTCTCCTTCAGACCGCCGAGGCCTCGGGGGCCCTGCTCATGGTGGGCTTCAACCGACGCTACGCGCCGGTGTACGACGCGCTGCACCGGGAGTGGGCCGACCATCCGCCAGACGTGATGGTCGCCGAGAAGAACCGCCCGGGCACAGAGTATCGCGCGACGCTGGAGAACGCGATCCACATGATCGATCTGCTGCGGTGGATCTGCGGTGAGGCCGTGAAGGTGGTGGCCGCCAGCCAGTTCGAGGACGCGTACTACGAAACGTCGTGCGTGGCGCAGATTCGGTTCGCGCGTACCCTGGGCGTTCTGATCGCCAACCGCACCTGCGGCCAGTGGGTGGAACGCGTGGAGACCTACGGTCGCGGAAAGAGTGTGATCGTCGACGCGCCGGAGTGGGTTGCTGTCCTCGATCAGCGTCAAACGCACACCACCAGCCTCACACCGCTGGCCATGGGATGGGCGTCGGTGCACGACCGTCTGGGTTTCCGCCAGGAGGTCGAGGAGTTCCTGACGGCCGTCCGGCACGGTGGGACTGTGCGCACGCCGGCGCGGGACGCCTTCGAAACCCACCGCCTCACCGACCGCATCCTGCGGGCAGCGGGGTTGCCCGGCCTGGCGCCATGA
- a CDS encoding IclR family transcriptional regulator: MAFVNNNRSIKSLTKALRILHAVGDQAEPVSVAALSRALAMPKGTLFPFLRTMTAEGLLLAHGRGQYTLGPRLVELAAMFHAQVRLRDVARPHLEHLAHACGEVAHLCVLSEGEMVYLDRVETRRVVQVGSRIGGRCPIHCTGVGKAYLAFLPEAEVRWLIGRYGLRRYTPRTITAPEALLAELRRIRQRGYAIDRAEHDAEVRCVGAPVFDHEGRVVASISAAGPAYRMTTARMRRIVPLVLEASLAISRALGHRAGPGVVVPARCTPQRPQTTQAPAPSRLTVVP; encoded by the coding sequence ATGGCGTTTGTCAATAACAACCGCAGCATCAAGTCGCTGACCAAGGCCCTGCGCATCCTGCACGCCGTGGGCGACCAGGCGGAACCCGTGTCCGTCGCCGCGCTCAGCCGCGCGCTTGCGATGCCGAAGGGCACGCTGTTTCCGTTCCTGCGCACCATGACGGCTGAGGGACTCCTCCTGGCCCACGGCAGGGGCCAGTACACGCTGGGGCCGCGGCTGGTGGAGCTCGCGGCCATGTTCCACGCACAGGTGCGCCTCCGCGACGTCGCCCGCCCCCACCTGGAGCATCTGGCGCACGCGTGCGGCGAGGTCGCGCACCTGTGCGTCCTCAGCGAAGGCGAGATGGTCTACCTGGATCGCGTGGAGACCCGTCGGGTCGTCCAGGTCGGATCGCGCATCGGCGGTCGGTGCCCGATCCACTGCACCGGTGTCGGCAAGGCGTACCTGGCCTTCCTCCCCGAGGCGGAGGTGCGCTGGCTGATAGGTCGGTACGGCTTGCGCCGCTACACGCCGCGGACGATTACCGCACCCGAGGCGCTCCTGGCAGAGTTGCGCCGCATCCGCCAGCGCGGCTACGCCATCGACCGCGCCGAGCACGACGCCGAGGTGCGGTGCGTGGGGGCACCCGTCTTCGACCACGAAGGCCGGGTCGTCGCCTCCATCAGCGCCGCCGGGCCTGCCTACCGGATGACCACTGCGCGCATGCGACGCATCGTTCCCCTGGTGCTGGAGGCCAGCCTCGCGATCTCCCGGGCCTTGGGGCACCGTGCAGGCCCCGGCGTGGTGGTGCCCGCTCGCTGCACCCCCCAGCGCCCGCAGACTACGCAGGCCCCGGCGCCGTCACGCCTCACGGTGGTACCATGA
- a CDS encoding ABC transporter substrate-binding protein, translated as MRHAIGIVLVAVLVLGLTSSSAPQSLTPVSFRLNFVAVGLHAPFYLGLDRGFYREAGIDLRIGEGTGSATTVRLVGNRSDLFGFADAGTAIIGIAQGIPVKIIAPIYQMNGFAIIAAADAGIRTPKDLEGKRVGVTPGDALSALWPALVGANNIDESKVRLVAMDPAAKVPAMLNKQVDAILGGADDQAVTLKQRGMPVVVLRFADYGVSTIGLSIIAHQETLTSQPALVRAFLRATVRSWDVARRNPDVAIAVQKKYIPALNEAIGRDQLAVAISSLFSKSSNELMKATDKDWLDTVVLLARYMGVTGRFGPKHYYDQSFLPDSLPTR; from the coding sequence ATGCGCCACGCCATCGGTATCGTCCTCGTCGCGGTGCTGGTCCTGGGGCTGACCTCAAGCTCGGCACCGCAGTCGCTCACACCGGTGTCGTTTCGCCTGAACTTCGTGGCCGTCGGGCTGCACGCGCCCTTCTACCTGGGATTGGATCGCGGCTTCTACCGTGAGGCCGGCATCGATCTCAGGATCGGCGAGGGCACGGGCTCGGCCACGACGGTGCGGCTGGTGGGCAACCGCAGCGACCTCTTTGGGTTCGCCGACGCGGGTACCGCCATCATCGGCATCGCGCAGGGCATACCGGTCAAGATCATCGCCCCCATCTACCAGATGAACGGGTTCGCCATCATCGCCGCTGCCGATGCCGGCATTCGGACCCCCAAGGACTTGGAGGGCAAACGCGTAGGGGTCACGCCGGGCGACGCGCTGTCGGCGCTGTGGCCCGCGCTGGTGGGCGCCAACAACATCGACGAGAGCAAGGTGCGGCTGGTGGCCATGGATCCTGCGGCCAAAGTCCCGGCCATGCTCAACAAGCAGGTCGACGCCATCCTGGGCGGCGCCGACGACCAGGCCGTGACGTTGAAGCAGCGAGGCATGCCGGTGGTCGTCCTCCGGTTCGCCGACTACGGCGTGTCCACCATCGGGCTGTCCATCATCGCCCACCAGGAGACGCTGACCTCCCAGCCGGCGCTGGTGCGGGCGTTCCTGCGGGCGACGGTGCGGAGCTGGGACGTGGCGCGGCGGAACCCCGACGTCGCCATCGCCGTGCAGAAGAAGTACATCCCCGCGTTGAACGAGGCCATCGGCCGCGACCAGCTGGCGGTGGCCATCAGCAGCCTGTTCAGCAAGAGCTCCAACGAACTCATGAAAGCCACCGACAAGGACTGGCTCGACACCGTGGTGCTCCTGGCGCGCTACATGGGCGTCACCGGCCGCTTCGGCCCCAAGCACTACTACGACCAGAGCTTCCTGCCCGACTCCCTGCCGACGCGCTGA
- a CDS encoding ABC transporter ATP-binding protein, whose translation MACAVEVRGLDVTYRSPSGPVPALAGVDLQVHPGEFVSILGPSGCGKSTLLLVVAGLVTPTRGDVRVDGRPVRAPVREIGIVFQEHLLLDWRNVLDNVLLQIELRGLPRQAYTGAARTLLARMGLQGFETKHPFELSGGMRQRVAIARAIIHNPPLLLMDEPFGALDALTREQMRVDLERLWMDLRSTVLFVTHDIAEAILLSDRVAVMTARPGQLADIISIALPRPRTGDVQTGPEFLSYRTRILDIFYRFGVLHT comes from the coding sequence ATGGCGTGCGCGGTCGAGGTGCGCGGCCTCGACGTCACGTACCGGTCGCCTTCCGGGCCGGTCCCGGCACTGGCGGGCGTCGACCTGCAGGTGCACCCGGGGGAGTTCGTCTCCATCCTCGGGCCATCGGGGTGCGGCAAGAGCACGCTGCTCCTGGTGGTCGCCGGCCTCGTCACGCCCACCCGTGGGGACGTGCGCGTCGACGGTCGTCCGGTGCGCGCGCCTGTGCGCGAGATCGGGATCGTCTTCCAGGAGCACCTGCTGCTGGACTGGCGCAACGTCCTGGACAACGTCCTGCTGCAGATCGAACTCCGAGGGCTGCCGCGCCAAGCCTACACGGGAGCGGCGCGGACCCTGCTGGCCCGCATGGGGCTGCAGGGGTTCGAGACCAAGCACCCCTTCGAGCTGTCCGGAGGCATGCGGCAACGCGTGGCCATTGCGCGGGCCATCATCCACAACCCGCCGCTGCTGCTCATGGACGAACCCTTCGGGGCACTCGACGCGCTCACCCGGGAGCAGATGCGGGTAGACCTGGAGCGGTTGTGGATGGACCTGCGCAGCACCGTGCTGTTCGTCACTCACGATATCGCCGAGGCCATTCTCCTCAGCGACCGGGTGGCGGTCATGACCGCGCGGCCGGGGCAACTCGCCGACATCATCTCGATCGCGCTCCCGCGCCCCCGTACCGGCGACGTGCAGACGGGGCCGGAGTTCCTGTCCTATCGGACCCGTATCCTCGACATCTTCTACAGGTTTGGGGTGCTCCATACGTGA